Proteins encoded in a region of the Triplophysa dalaica isolate WHDGS20190420 chromosome 10, ASM1584641v1, whole genome shotgun sequence genome:
- the LOC130430628 gene encoding SLAM family member 5-like → MLFIRICVVLSPFIVKGLQLLPQTREDPNNLKHADEDEVKSVMEGDSVTLHTDVIHIQRRDQILWMFGPQGIPIADIYNQKPKTYQTGRYGGRLQINSQTGSLTITNMRTTDSGLYRLEVINGKETLFKIFNLTAYARLSVPVVIRNSSQCSSSSERSSVSECVLLCSVMNVTHVSLSWYKGNSLLSSISVSDLNIRLPLPLEVEYHDTNTYRCVINNPITNHTKLLHINELCQACSDPSQHYLIPLITGLVVGLLVIVFVIFWHNSKQQIMRDVEANQTAYSNVVT, encoded by the exons ATGTTATTTATACGTATTTGTGTTGTGCTCTCACCGTTTATTGTCAAAG GTCTTCAGCTGCTTCCACAGACCCGTGAGGATCCTAACAATCTGAAACATGCAGATGAAG atgaagtcaagtcagtgatggagggagattctgtcacatTACACACTGATGTTATTCACATACAAAGACGTGATCAGATACTGTGGATGTTTGGACCTCAAGGGATTCCAATAGCTGATATTTATAATCAGAAACCCAAAACATATCAGACTGGAAGATATGGTGGTAGACTGCAGATCAacagtcagactggatctctcaccatcacaaacatgagaacaacagactctggactttatagaTTAGAGGTCATCAATGGGAAAGAAACATTGTTCAAGATATTTAATCTAACTGCCTATG CTCGTCTGTCTGTTCCTGTCGTCATCAGaaactcttctcaatgttcttcatcatcagaaagatcttcagtgtcagaatgtgtgttgttgtgttcagtgatgaatgtgacacatgtgagtctctcctggtacaaaggaaacagtttattgtccagcatcagtgtgtctgatctcaacatcagactccctctacctctggaggtggaatatcacgatacaaacacatacagatgtgtcatcaataatcccatcacaaaccacacaaaACTTCTACACATCAATGAACTCTGTCAGGCGTGTTCAG ATCCCAGTCAGCATTATTTAATACCGCTGATAACTGGTCTTGTGGTGGGGCTGCTGGTCATCGTTTTTGTGATTTTCTGGCATAACtctaaacaacaaataatgagA GATGTTGAAGCAAATCAGACAGCATACTCAAATGTAGTGACATAA
- the LOC130429811 gene encoding natural killer cell receptor 2B4-like, with the protein MLILLICVVLSPFIVKGVFGDADEVKSVSGIEGENVTLLTNVTELQSANILWSFGPQEIHIAGIHREANEISIHDDVLDGRFKDRLQVDNQTGSLTITNITTQHSGIYRWTIYSIKVTSYKYSLNAHAHLPVPVIIKNSSQCSSSSERSSVSKCVLMCSVMNVTHVSLSWYKGNSLLSSISVSDLNIRLSLPLEVEYQDTNTYRCVINNSITNQTQHLNITEICPPCSGFKETHFYHWIVGGIVVLILTVLAAAAPAVVKYCKKRKTIQGAKQAEMMPMNIEKEPNTDEVSGPLVTSNGVEH; encoded by the exons ATGTTAATATTACTTATTTGCGTCGTGCTTTCACCGTTTATTGTAAAAG gtgtgtttggtgatgcaGATGAGGTGAAGTCTGTGTCAGGGATTGAGGGAGAAAATGTCACTCTACTCACTAATGTTACTGAACTACAAAGTGCTAATATACTGTGGAGCTTTGGACCCCAAGAGATTCATATAGCTGGGATCCATAGAGAAGCCAATGAGATCTCAATACATGATGATGTTCTTGATGGgagattcaaagacagactgcaggtggataatcagactggatctctcaccatcacaaacatcacaactcaaCACTCTGGGATTTATCGATGGACCATATATAGCATTAAAGTGACCTCATACAAATACAGTCTCAATGCTCATG CTCAtctgcctgttcctgtcatcatcaaaaactcttctcaatgttcttcatcatcagaaagatcttcagtgtcaaaatgtgtgttgatgtgttcagtgatgaatgtgacacatgtgagtctctcctggtacaaaggaaacagtttattgtccagcatcagtgtgtctgatctcaacatcagactctctctacctctggaggtggaatatcaggatacaaacacatacagatgtgtcatcaacaaTTCCATCACAAACCAAactcaacatctcaacatcacTGAGATCTGTCCGCCGTGTTCAG GTTTTAAAGAGACTCATTTTTACCACTGGATTGTAGGAGGGATTGTGGTCTTGATTCTAACAGTATTGGCAGCAGCAGCACCAGCAGTAGTCAAATACtgtaagaaaagaaaaacaatacaagGGG ccaAACAAGCAGAGATGATGCCTATGAATATCGAAAAG GAACCCAACACTGATGAGGTTTCTGGACCACTAGTGACTTCAAATGGGGTCGAACACTAG